A genomic window from Melanotaenia boesemani isolate fMelBoe1 chromosome 15, fMelBoe1.pri, whole genome shotgun sequence includes:
- the tlcd5b gene encoding TLC domain-containing protein 5 codes for MPVFEVTCSLIGWLCLYLLFCCIFSQRGPEWSCRLVTLFHGVVIVLLTAYVVFVDGPWPFTHAGTDNTELQIFALAVCLGYFFFDMGWCVCYRTEGLVMLAHHIASILGILLALSMGVSGCETCGVIFGSEITNPLLQTRWFLRQLDLYDSLLGDAVDLLFILLFAIVRVGIGTVMFYCEITSPRTSLVMKIGGVVMYGLAWVFMVDIARFGYKKSRAKYKRWTENHKLKEINTEKLVGHSD; via the exons ATGCCGGTATTCGAGGTAACCTGCAGCCTGATTGGCTGGCTGTGTCTCTACCTGCTGTTCTGCTGCATCTTCTCTCAGAGGGGACCCGAGTGGAGCTGTCGCCTAGTAACGTTGTTCCACGGGGTCGTCATCGTGCTGCTGACAGCATATGTTGTCTTCGTTGATGGACCCTGGCCCTTCACACATGCAG GTACAGATAATACTGAGCTCCAGATATTTGCCCTGGCTGTCTGCCTGGGCTACTTCTTCTTCGACATGGGTTGGTGTGTGTGCTATCGCACCGAGGGCCTCGTCATGTTGGCGCATCACATCGCCAGCATTCTGGGCATCCTGCTGGCGCTGTCCATGGGGGTGTCAGGCTGTGAAACCTGCGGGGTTATCTTCGGCAGTGAGATCACCAACCCCCTGCTGCAGACCCGCTGGTTCCTCCGCCAGCTGGACCTGTACGACAGCCTCCTGGGCGACGCTGTGGACCTGCTTTTTATTCTACTGTTTGCCATCGTGCGTGTGGGCATTGGCACTGTGATGTTTTACTGCGAGATTACCTCTCCCAGAACATCACTGGTCATGAAGATTGGTGGTGTGGTCATGTACGGACTGGCATGGGTGTTCATGGTGGACATAGCCAGGTTTGGCTACAAGAAAAGTAGAGCCAAGTATAAAAGATGGACTGAGAACCACAAGctcaaagaaataaacacagaaaaactagTTGGACATTCAGACTAG